The nucleotide sequence CGGTAATGTCCATAACAGTATCACTCGTATACGTACACACAAATTATCGATTGTAGGATTGATGTCAACAATTTTGTGAATACCAGCCATTGGAATAAGTAGAGAGATTTTAGATATATGTAAAGAAAGGAATTGATGTACTTTAAATTGTGGTGTTTTACATCTCTCATAACTTATACTTTTATAGTTGCATcataactaaatttttttaaatttggttgactttaatttaaaattttaaaaataacaaactaagtaaaataactaaaacttaaaatttgaaaataacaatttaaacaaataataatttaaaaattttaaactaaCGTAAATCTTTATAGTAATATTAGTATGTAACAACCGAAGAAAATGAGCTCCCCATTTATATTactataaagataaagataaaaataaaaataaagatataaaaataaagataaagataaaaattaGATGAACGATTTAATTTGCATCGGTTTAAATTTGAAAACCTAATACTGAGTACAAAATTAACAAATATAAAAGGATGAGATGGTGAACAAATTTTGAACACCAAAACAACAGTCTAGTCGAAGAAAGGCAAAGGCAAAGGCAAAGAGAAGTGTCTGGAATTTTCTTTGCCCAACGCTCGCGCACACGAAATTCTAGAATCGTTTCTTCCGCCGCAAGTTCCCTCCCCACATAATCTTATTCCTCCCCTCTCTTTCTCTGTCACAGAATCATCACCTAACCAATTGCATCACCGCGCTGCTTTCAGAGTTGAACGCAATCACCAATCACAAGAAAGAAAGAACGAACGATGGAAGTGAGAATCGGAAGAACAGTTTCTCGGGGAATGATCCCACTGCTGGCCCTCCACACCTTCAGCGAGTACTACCGCTCCAACTCAAAACCCCCCATCACCGCCGCCCTCATCGCCGCCAACACCCTCATCTACCTCCGCCCCTCCTTCCTCCACTCCCTCCTCCCCTCCATCGACCAAGTCTGGTTCAACCCCCACCTCATCCTCAGGGTAAGTCCATTCCCCTCTCACTcttcacttttcataattcacATTTGACCCTTCAATTTCATCTTATTTGCAGCACAAGGACCTGAAGCGCTTCCTCTTATCGCCGTTCTACCACATCGGAGAACCTCATCTTGTCTACAACATGCTCTCCCTTCTCTGGAAGGGGATCCAATTGGAGACATCAATGGGAAGCTTCGAATTCGCTTCCATGGTGGCTTCTTTGCTCGCTTTGTCGCAGGGGATCACGCTCATGCTCTCCAAATCGCTGCTTCTATTCTTCGATTACGAGAGACCTTACTACCACGAGTACGCGGTTGGATTCTCCGGCGTTCTCTTTGCCATGAAGGTCGTCCTCAACTCCCGCTCCGACGAATACACTTCCGTCCACGGCGTTATTGTGCCCTCGCGGTACGCCGCGTGGGCGGAGCTAATTCTGATTCAGATGTTCGTTCCTGGAGCGTCGTTCTTGGGCCACCTTGGTGGAATACTTGCCGGGATACTTTACATGAAGTTGAGGGGAAACTACTTTGGATCCGACCCTCTGAGTGTTTTGATGAGGAGTGTTGGTTCTGCGTTGAATTGGCCGGTTAGGTTTTTGGGAGGGTTGTTTCGGTCCCGGCGTGGGAGGATCACCGGGAGGGGGACGGTTGGTGGTGGCGGCAATCGGAGGAGGAGGGTTAATGGTGGTGATAATGGGGGTTTCTGGAGGTGCCAGGCTTGCACTTATGATAATTCAGCGTATTTGAGTGTCTGTGAGATGTGTGCTACTACAAGGGATGGAAGTGGATTGGCTTCTATGCAATGGGACAGGGATTTGGATGGACTTCCCTTGGATGAATTGCGGCGCCGAAGGATCGACAGATTTACTGGTagaagatgatgatgttgatggtggATGATTGGATTGTTTTAGACAGGGTCTCCGGATTGCTGTATATGAATTAAGTTGAATGTGGAGGTTTCATCTCATAGGTATTAGCATCATTTTTTTATAGGACATAGTTTTGTAAAGAACTATACGTCTATACGACTATACCAGATGTCCAAATTGCCTTGTACTTAACTGCAATTCGTCGCCCGCAATTAATATCAATTCAGTAAGTTACATTCACCAAAAGATGGATATTTTCGTGCCTTTTTTTGGTTTGTTCATTTCATTCCAATTACATTCACCAAAGTTATTGATGCTTGTTCTTTTTGGGATTGCGTGGTTTTACTTTTAGACAGATCATATAGATAGCATTTAAGATGAAGTATTATGCTATATAGCTCAAAGATATTAGATTGTGCATATGACAGTAACTTGTTCTTGGATTATCAAGTAAACTAGAAAATCATTATAGTGATGTTACATCATTCAAGATACAATGTCAGGTAGAGTGAGAAGGCACACAAATTACAGAGTATAGTTCCAGAGAGTTAAACCTCTCAACTTTCTTGACACACCAAACCCTCTTGCCCTAGTTTCCTTTTTTCTAGAACATCTGCCACCTATTCATTTGTTACTAGTGCATGAATTCACTAGGGAGTGGACTCCATGGTTTGATTATGGTGCTATGGATGCTGGTTCTTGTTCCTACGCTTATGAGTGGGGGAATTTGGTTGGGTTGCAAAGTTAATTTCCGTAGAACTGGATAAATAAGAAAAACATCTGCTCTTAAGTTTCATGGTTTGATCTATATGTTTTCTCAAATTTTTGTTTGATTCACAATATTCCATATGTACTCTTATGGAGTTATGGTCTTGATCCATTCTAAATTTATGACATTAGGAAGTAAACAAATAGGTGGATGAAATCATCCAAAAATCTCAACAGCGAAAGGGAGCACAAACGGCAGCCTTCAAGTATGGTGGATACCGCAAAAATGGCCCATGTTCAAGTTCTTGCTGGTGCAACTTGTGACCATGGCCTGGAGTTAAAAAATGTAGAGTACCCAACTGGTCTTTCTTATTTTTAacatttgtaaaaaaaaaaaagggcaaaaaagaaaaaagaaaagaaaagaagcagtTTTTCCAATTCTTCTAGTTATTTGTTATTATCCACTGTCCTGCTTAACCTATCAATCATCTATTTGTTGAAGTGTTTGGTTGAAATGCAATTCAACCTAAAGGCCAAGCTGTCGCCTGTCATTATATATATGCAATTAATCTCTATTACTTGAAGTCTTTGGTTGAAACACAATTCAAACTAAAGGCGAAAAAACATTGATATTCCAGATTGTGATTATGTGATCCTTTGAACCAGAATAAAGTGGCAAAGAGGATGGGTAAGGACATGATGACAGAAGGAATGGTGTTTAGNNNNNNNNNNNNNNNNNNNNNNNNNNNNNNNNNNNNNNNNNNNNNNNNNNNNNNNNNNNNNNNNNNNNNNNNNNNNNNNNNNNNNNNNNNNNNNNNNNNNNNNNNNNNNNNNNNNNNNNNNNNNNNNNNNNNNNNNNNNNNNNNNNNNNNNNNNNNNNNNNNNNNNNNNNNNNNNNNNNNNNNNNNNNNNNNNNNNNNNNNNNNNNNNNNNNNNNNNNNNNNNNNNNNNNNNNNNNNNNNNNNNNNNNNNNNNNNNNNNNNNNNNNNNNNNNNNNNNNNNNNNNNNNNNNNNNNNNNNNNNNNNNNNNNNNNNNNNNNNNNNNNNNNNNNNNNNNNNNNNNNNNNNNNNNNNNNNNNNNNNNNNNNNNNNNNNNNNNNNNNNNNNNNNNNNNNNNNNNNNCTTGTTGGGTCCATCATCCATGGTGGCTCTAAAGGTGTTGATGGAGCTATTCAAAGGTAAAGACGAAGGGTATTGGTGGTGGTTGACGGTTTGGTGGATTGCTGGAGGTGGTGGTGTTAAGGGTgataatcaatcaatcaatcattgtacccaaaaataaataaaagctgCAAATGCAAGAAGAGAATGGTATTATTAATTCATCATTATAGTCATAGGATACTTGTAATATATGATATCCAACACTGAACTACTGAAGAAGAATCATGTCAGTTTGGCCAATAGTACATGAATTCCCAGAGCCCTGTTTGACTATTTGAACCATACATGCCTTCAGCAGATATCAGCCATGAACATCCATCACCGCCGCATCGGACAAAGTCCCTGTGGAAGTCATAGGCATCAAAA is from Arachis ipaensis cultivar K30076 chromosome B01, Araip1.1, whole genome shotgun sequence and encodes:
- the LOC107635688 gene encoding rhomboid-like protein 14, mitochondrial, coding for MEVRIGRTVSRGMIPLLALHTFSEYYRSNSKPPITAALIAANTLIYLRPSFLHSLLPSIDQVWFNPHLILRHKDLKRFLLSPFYHIGEPHLVYNMLSLLWKGIQLETSMGSFEFASMVASLLALSQGITLMLSKSLLLFFDYERPYYHEYAVGFSGVLFAMKVVLNSRSDEYTSVHGVIVPSRYAAWAELILIQMFVPGASFLGHLGGILAGILYMKLRGNYFGSDPLSVLMRSVGSALNWPVRFLGGLFRSRRGRITGRGTVGGGGNRRRRVNGGDNGGFWRCQACTYDNSAYLSVCEMCATTRDGSGLASMQWDRDLDGLPLDELRRRRIDRFTGRR